A stretch of Lysinibacillus agricola DNA encodes these proteins:
- a CDS encoding 1,4-dihydroxy-2-naphthoate polyprenyltransferase, giving the protein MTKVIEADRGFKVWWHLTRPHTLTASFVPVFLGTSIALAIEKQTIDFGLFFAMLIASMLIQAATNMFNEYYDYKLGLDNEHSVGIGGTIVRHGVQPKTIMMIALSFYAIAMLLGIYICASTSWWLAAVGLVCMLIGFLYTGGPYPIAYSPFGELVSGAVMGMGIVLIAFYIQTLTVTFDAVLLSVPSMILVGAIMLSNNIRDIVGDTEGGRKTLAILVGRDNAISVLSGFFIVSYLWVIALVAIDGITFWALIIFLCVPKPLRAIQIFRDKKEAKEVMPAMKFTAQTNTFFGFLLGIGLLIQYFFY; this is encoded by the coding sequence ATGACCAAAGTCATTGAAGCTGATAGGGGTTTTAAAGTTTGGTGGCATTTAACACGCCCACATACTTTAACCGCTTCATTCGTTCCGGTATTTTTAGGAACATCAATTGCTCTAGCAATTGAAAAACAAACAATAGATTTTGGACTATTTTTTGCTATGCTTATTGCAAGTATGCTTATACAAGCAGCAACAAATATGTTCAATGAATATTACGATTACAAACTAGGATTAGACAATGAACATTCTGTCGGTATCGGCGGAACGATTGTGCGTCACGGTGTTCAACCAAAAACAATTATGATGATCGCCTTAAGCTTCTATGCAATCGCTATGCTGCTTGGCATTTACATATGTGCCTCAACCTCTTGGTGGCTTGCTGCTGTCGGGCTAGTTTGTATGCTTATTGGTTTTTTATATACTGGAGGACCTTACCCAATAGCCTATTCACCATTCGGAGAACTTGTATCTGGCGCTGTTATGGGAATGGGTATTGTCTTAATCGCCTTTTATATTCAAACGCTTACAGTGACATTTGATGCTGTTTTGCTTTCAGTGCCAAGTATGATTTTAGTCGGTGCCATCATGCTGTCTAATAATATCCGTGATATTGTTGGCGATACAGAGGGTGGTCGAAAAACACTTGCTATTTTAGTAGGTCGAGATAATGCCATTTCTGTGCTATCTGGTTTTTTCATCGTTTCGTATTTATGGGTAATCGCTCTTGTAGCAATTGATGGTATTACCTTTTGGGCTCTAATCATTTTCTTATGTGTTCCAAAGCCACTTCGTGCGATTCAAATTTTCCGCGATAAAAAAGAAGCCAAAGAAGTTATGCCTGCGATGAAATTTACAGCGCAAACAAATACATTCTTCGGCTTCCTCCTAGGAATAGGATTATTAATTCAATATTTCTTTTATTGA
- a CDS encoding dipeptidase, with translation MDIIDLHCDALLKLTTLEAAKFEDDVRLQANRGRLQLGQVKAQVFAIFINPKIPQSMQFLEAVRQIEAFHTHVLQTEGMVHITDWSQLDTLAPHEIGAILSLEGCGPIGDDLAKLSSILDAGVKLVGLTWNEENAVAHGAEQDPSLGLKSFGEEVVNLLNERDIIIDVSHLNEQSFWDVLPLAKHIIASHSNARAICDHPRNLTDAQAKALVEHGGHIHVVYYPPFIHDNATMDDLVAHVKHLGNVVGVEHLGLGSDFDGIDATVKGLAHAGEAQNLLEALCEHFSIEEVRGIASNNFRRYVKNAANC, from the coding sequence ATGGACATAATTGATTTACACTGTGATGCTCTATTGAAATTAACAACTTTAGAAGCAGCAAAATTTGAAGATGATGTACGGTTGCAAGCCAATCGAGGGAGATTACAATTAGGGCAAGTGAAGGCACAAGTATTTGCTATTTTTATTAATCCTAAAATTCCGCAAAGTATGCAATTTTTAGAGGCAGTGCGCCAAATTGAAGCCTTTCATACACATGTATTACAAACTGAGGGCATGGTGCATATTACTGATTGGTCGCAATTAGATACTTTAGCCCCGCATGAAATTGGCGCCATTCTAAGCTTAGAGGGCTGTGGTCCAATCGGTGATGATTTAGCTAAGCTTTCATCAATATTAGATGCAGGAGTGAAGCTTGTTGGACTAACATGGAATGAAGAAAACGCTGTAGCTCATGGTGCTGAACAGGATCCAAGTCTTGGCTTAAAATCATTTGGTGAAGAGGTTGTAAACTTGCTAAATGAGAGAGATATTATTATCGATGTTTCACATTTAAATGAACAGAGCTTCTGGGATGTCTTGCCACTAGCGAAGCATATAATTGCGAGCCATAGTAATGCACGTGCAATTTGTGATCATCCAAGAAATTTAACGGACGCTCAGGCAAAAGCACTTGTCGAGCATGGAGGGCATATTCATGTCGTTTACTACCCGCCTTTTATCCATGACAATGCTACGATGGATGATCTAGTAGCGCATGTGAAGCATCTAGGAAATGTAGTAGGGGTTGAGCACCTTGGATTAGGTTCAGACTTTGACGGAATAGATGCTACTGTAAAAGGATTAGCACACGCAGGAGAGGCACAAAATTTGTTAGAGGCGTTATGTGAACATTTCTCAATCGAAGAAGTTCGTGGTATTGCAAGTAATAATTTTCGACGTTATGTAAAAAATGCAGCAAACTGTTAA
- a CDS encoding TraR/DksA C4-type zinc finger protein yields MNPQVMEKLKKQLEQELQEIEQQIEETELPQATELSNYDNHPADNASDLTDKLTEMVIDEHRGDHAEEIKAALQAMEDGTYGKCAVCGEEIPIGRLEAKPEALTCVEHAEKKEDNLRPVEEDILSATPKSDDFIELEEFGSSDTPQDKSW; encoded by the coding sequence TTGAACCCACAAGTAATGGAAAAATTAAAAAAGCAATTAGAGCAGGAGCTACAGGAAATAGAACAACAAATTGAAGAAACAGAGTTGCCTCAAGCGACAGAACTGTCTAATTATGATAATCACCCTGCTGACAATGCGAGTGACTTAACGGATAAGTTAACCGAAATGGTGATTGATGAGCACCGCGGTGACCATGCTGAGGAAATAAAGGCTGCACTACAAGCGATGGAGGACGGTACGTATGGTAAATGCGCTGTATGTGGGGAAGAGATTCCTATTGGTCGCTTAGAAGCTAAGCCAGAAGCATTAACATGTGTTGAGCATGCGGAGAAAAAAGAAGACAATTTAAGACCAGTGGAAGAAGATATTTTGTCTGCTACGCCAAAATCGGATGATTTCATAGAACTTGAGGAATTTGGCTCTTCTGATACACCTCAAGATAAAAGTTGGTAA
- a CDS encoding MerR family transcriptional regulator: MEYTIQGLAQLSGVSTRTLRYYDEIGLLKPARTNEAGYRFYGQFEVDMLQQILFYRALDMKLATIQEIIQAPDFQHKEALKTHHAALLKRKEQLEKIVQTVEKTIQSIEEEQPMTNEEKFNGFKEKLIEENEKQYGQEIRAEYGNKTVEASNAKLMNMTEEQYEAMQQLEQQLFNRLKEAMAIGNTKNDVAMEVAELHKRWLSFSWSQYSKEAHAGIAQMYIADERFTAYYDERVSEGAAQFLHDAIMNFALA, from the coding sequence ATGGAATATACAATTCAAGGACTCGCTCAATTGTCTGGGGTTAGCACAAGAACACTGCGTTATTACGATGAAATTGGATTACTGAAGCCGGCAAGAACCAATGAAGCAGGCTATCGATTTTATGGACAATTTGAGGTTGATATGCTCCAGCAAATTTTATTTTATAGAGCATTAGATATGAAGTTAGCAACGATTCAGGAAATTATTCAAGCTCCGGATTTCCAACATAAAGAGGCACTAAAAACGCATCATGCCGCTTTATTGAAGCGCAAGGAGCAGCTTGAAAAAATAGTACAAACAGTGGAAAAAACAATTCAATCTATTGAGGAGGAACAACCAATGACAAATGAAGAGAAATTTAATGGATTTAAAGAGAAACTAATCGAGGAAAATGAAAAGCAATATGGTCAAGAAATTCGTGCGGAATATGGTAACAAAACAGTTGAAGCATCGAATGCTAAGTTAATGAATATGACAGAAGAACAGTATGAGGCAATGCAGCAGCTAGAACAGCAATTATTTAATCGTTTAAAAGAAGCGATGGCAATCGGTAATACAAAAAATGATGTGGCTATGGAGGTAGCGGAGCTTCATAAGCGTTGGCTAAGCTTTTCATGGTCACAATATTCCAAGGAGGCGCATGCAGGTATAGCACAGATGTATATAGCAGACGAACGCTTTACAGCTTATTACGATGAGCGTGTTTCTGAGGGAGCAGCACAATTTTTACATGATGCCATAATGAATTTCGCTTTGGCGTAA
- a CDS encoding diaminopropionate ammonia-lyase, which translates to MGKLIWANNQQYLIQKNVEQVVPFLRNFSLEQVNRVGRFQRTYEKFESTPLRSLDAFASLVGVQSIFVKDESYRFNLNAFKVLGGVYAIGQYAAKKLGRNIDELSFEQLKSLEVRELLGDLTFISTTDGNHGRGVAWAARELGLKARIYMPAGSAEERLQNIKNEGAYAEITTMNYDDTVRYTSQLAKENDWVVIQDTMWEGYEEIPVWIMQGYTTLVKEAALQLEKAPTHVFLQAGVGSFAGAVVAFLQQYYEQKITFVLVEPFVANCYYESFKAGAEQFVTVGGEMQTIMAGLACGEPNPLAWDLLKTYTKVSICCDEEVAATGMRILGNPLATDARIIAGESGAAPVGCFYELMTNEQYTELKDTLQLDENSRVLFINTEGDTDVENYRNIVWHGKYAKI; encoded by the coding sequence ATGGGAAAATTAATATGGGCTAACAACCAACAATATTTGATACAGAAGAACGTAGAACAAGTAGTGCCTTTTCTACGTAATTTTTCACTGGAACAAGTAAATCGTGTTGGTAGATTTCAGCGTACATATGAGAAATTTGAAAGCACACCTTTACGGAGCTTAGATGCTTTTGCTTCGTTAGTTGGAGTACAAAGTATTTTTGTAAAAGATGAATCTTATCGATTTAACTTGAATGCATTCAAAGTATTAGGTGGTGTTTATGCAATTGGGCAGTACGCCGCCAAAAAGTTAGGTAGGAATATAGATGAGCTATCGTTTGAGCAGCTTAAATCATTAGAAGTAAGGGAGCTGCTAGGGGACTTAACGTTTATTTCAACGACAGATGGCAATCATGGTCGTGGAGTGGCTTGGGCTGCTAGAGAGCTTGGTTTGAAAGCTCGCATTTATATGCCTGCTGGTAGTGCAGAAGAGCGCCTGCAAAATATTAAAAATGAGGGTGCATATGCTGAAATAACGACAATGAATTATGATGATACAGTTCGTTATACTTCACAACTAGCAAAAGAAAATGACTGGGTTGTTATTCAGGATACGATGTGGGAAGGCTATGAGGAAATTCCAGTGTGGATTATGCAGGGCTATACAACACTAGTAAAAGAAGCCGCTCTGCAGTTGGAAAAAGCACCTACCCATGTATTTTTACAAGCTGGGGTTGGATCTTTTGCAGGTGCAGTTGTAGCTTTCTTACAACAATATTATGAACAAAAGATTACATTTGTCTTAGTTGAGCCTTTTGTAGCGAATTGCTATTATGAAAGTTTTAAGGCGGGAGCTGAGCAGTTTGTAACGGTTGGTGGAGAGATGCAAACAATTATGGCAGGTCTTGCTTGTGGTGAGCCGAATCCACTTGCTTGGGATCTATTAAAGACTTATACAAAGGTGAGTATTTGCTGTGATGAGGAAGTTGCTGCAACAGGTATGCGCATTCTTGGGAATCCACTAGCAACAGATGCCCGAATTATTGCTGGAGAATCGGGAGCTGCCCCAGTCGGATGTTTTTATGAATTGATGACGAATGAGCAATATACAGAACTGAAGGATACATTACAATTAGATGAAAATTCTCGAGTATTGTTTATTAACACGGAAGGTGACACAGATGTAGAGAACTACAGAAATATTGTGTGGCATGGCAAGTATGCAAAAATTTAA
- a CDS encoding NAD(P)H-binding protein: MDSPYKIAIIGGTGKVGRHIAAHAIQKGYHVRMLVRNPEKLLYKDEKIEIVQGQVQDINSIQELLKDCKVVINTFGQPTKEEPMYSKVTHNIFNVMKDLNISRYIGVSGGSLTINEDKKSIMNRFGAKLFDVFFSKMMQDKKLEWEFLLNSKHIKWTLIRLPFVKDNLTSNHIKENLTDMPGTKITNQDIATFIIDHIDHTQYVHKAPFISH, from the coding sequence ATGGATAGCCCATATAAGATAGCTATAATTGGAGGAACAGGGAAAGTAGGAAGACATATCGCAGCTCATGCAATACAGAAAGGTTATCATGTTCGGATGCTTGTTAGAAATCCGGAAAAGTTACTATATAAAGATGAAAAAATTGAGATAGTGCAAGGGCAAGTACAAGATATCAATAGCATCCAAGAACTTCTTAAAGATTGTAAAGTTGTTATCAATACATTTGGTCAACCAACTAAAGAGGAACCTATGTATAGCAAAGTTACTCATAATATTTTTAATGTGATGAAAGATTTAAACATTAGTCGTTATATCGGTGTTTCGGGTGGTTCTCTTACGATTAATGAGGACAAAAAAAGCATTATGAATCGTTTTGGAGCAAAGTTGTTTGATGTTTTCTTTTCCAAAATGATGCAGGATAAAAAATTGGAATGGGAATTTTTATTAAATAGTAAACATATCAAATGGACATTAATTAGATTGCCGTTTGTAAAAGATAACTTAACATCCAATCATATAAAGGAAAACCTCACTGATATGCCTGGTACAAAAATTACTAATCAAGATATAGCCACTTTTATCATTGATCATATAGATCATACACAGTACGTGCACAAAGCACCGTTTATCTCCCATTAA
- a CDS encoding cysteine desulfurase family protein — translation MIYLDYAATSPMTPKALKAYCEVAERYYGNSASLHDLGGQAHYFVEQARAVVARSLGVNSDGVIFTGSGTEGNLIAILSLALASNKGKHIISSQAEHTSVHAALNTLKKMGFEVTKLPLQQDGCIHVEQLREAIREDTALITIQHVNSEIGSIQPIEKIAEIAKQSNVLLHVDCVQSFCKLPLKQQVDAMTVSAHKIGGPKGCGAIYINPKLRVPALAPGVTHERGLRGGTLDTPAIVAFATAIEEYHYERQHFEAVREYLKRNLPETCRIMECKDQLPNICGILMEKIEGQYVLLKLNEAGICISTGSACDIHSESGTKAILSMGYSMEAARQFFRISFGPVTTFEEIDRLQKELSAIRRRL, via the coding sequence ATGATTTATCTAGATTACGCTGCAACCTCTCCAATGACTCCAAAAGCTCTTAAAGCATATTGTGAGGTAGCAGAACGGTATTATGGAAATAGTGCAAGCTTACATGATTTAGGAGGGCAAGCGCATTATTTTGTTGAACAGGCAAGAGCTGTTGTAGCAAGATCTCTTGGAGTAAACAGTGATGGTGTAATCTTTACTGGAAGCGGAACTGAGGGCAATCTAATTGCGATTTTGTCATTAGCTTTAGCGTCAAATAAAGGGAAGCACATTATTTCATCACAAGCTGAACACACATCCGTACATGCAGCATTAAATACACTTAAAAAAATGGGCTTTGAAGTCACGAAGTTACCTTTACAACAAGATGGTTGTATTCATGTGGAGCAATTACGAGAAGCAATACGAGAAGATACGGCTTTAATCACTATCCAACATGTAAATTCAGAGATAGGCTCTATTCAACCTATAGAAAAAATTGCAGAGATTGCAAAACAATCAAATGTCCTCTTGCATGTCGATTGTGTTCAGTCTTTTTGTAAGCTTCCATTAAAACAGCAAGTGGATGCTATGACTGTTTCAGCTCATAAAATAGGTGGGCCAAAAGGGTGTGGAGCTATCTATATTAATCCAAAGCTCCGTGTCCCTGCATTAGCACCAGGTGTGACACATGAGCGTGGGTTAAGGGGAGGAACATTAGATACTCCAGCAATTGTCGCCTTTGCAACAGCGATTGAAGAATATCATTATGAGCGGCAGCATTTTGAAGCAGTACGCGAATATTTGAAGCGAAATTTACCAGAAACGTGCCGGATCATGGAATGTAAGGATCAATTGCCTAATATTTGCGGTATTTTGATGGAGAAAATCGAGGGCCAGTACGTTTTGTTAAAGTTAAATGAAGCAGGGATATGTATTTCCACAGGAAGTGCCTGTGATATTCATAGTGAATCTGGTACGAAGGCGATTTTATCAATGGGCTATTCTATGGAAGCAGCTCGCCAATTTTTTAGAATTTCTTTTGGTCCAGTAACAACATTTGAAGAAATAGACAGATTACAAAAGGAACTGTCTGCTATCCGCCGGAGGCTTTAG
- the nadB gene encoding L-aspartate oxidase, giving the protein MDVMTDVLIIGSGIAALQAARLLGEHFQVQIVTKSSVKMSSSYRAQGGIAAVTSQEDHPKFHIADTLTAGEFHHERRNVEVLIKNGTDIMRDFLKEGIPIDRQADGSPALGLEGAHSHHRILHAGGDRTGQVMIDYLLDQLTSTIVVNYYEMAYELLLNTNGDCVGVLTKGAKGTKRYLAHHIILATGGAGALYSCTSNFATNTGDGIALAYRAGAAISDMEFMQFHPSLLWCKGEAKGLVSEAVRGAGGIFVDAHRHPIMKGIHEQLDLAPRHVTAHALFDKRAAGQETFIDISNIEHFEEKFPTIAQLCYDNNVNLQNGLIPVAPGSHFLMGGVVADDKGRTSISNLYAIGEVACTGVHGANRLASNSLLEGITFGQRMAQYIIQTGCKQENFLIDDKHHQQSMPSLFTKDQLQQTMMHTLGIVRNPIDMQQFVQQLPSLQILLHADLDGLNRQELELYMMHTVATLMVHAAITRTETRGAHIRTDKPQNDRRWVNRWIIFRQGQMKVRNSLYEYHQTRGNAQAIFQ; this is encoded by the coding sequence ATGGATGTAATGACAGATGTACTTATTATTGGTAGTGGCATCGCTGCACTTCAAGCTGCTCGGCTGCTAGGAGAACATTTTCAAGTACAGATTGTTACAAAGTCATCTGTAAAAATGAGTAGTTCTTATCGTGCTCAAGGCGGGATTGCTGCTGTTACGAGTCAAGAAGATCATCCAAAATTTCACATTGCCGATACATTGACTGCTGGTGAATTTCATCATGAAAGAAGGAATGTTGAAGTACTTATAAAAAACGGCACAGATATTATGCGTGATTTTTTAAAAGAAGGCATCCCAATTGATCGACAAGCTGATGGGTCGCCAGCTCTAGGCTTAGAGGGGGCGCATAGTCATCACCGTATTTTACATGCAGGTGGTGATCGTACTGGTCAAGTAATGATAGATTATTTGCTCGATCAACTTACATCTACTATCGTTGTGAATTACTACGAAATGGCTTACGAGCTTTTATTAAATACAAATGGGGATTGTGTTGGCGTTCTGACAAAAGGAGCAAAGGGAACGAAGCGCTATCTTGCCCACCACATCATTCTCGCAACAGGAGGTGCAGGCGCTCTTTATTCTTGTACGTCCAATTTTGCTACAAATACTGGCGATGGTATCGCTTTGGCCTATCGTGCGGGAGCTGCCATCAGTGATATGGAATTTATGCAATTTCATCCAAGCTTACTTTGGTGTAAAGGCGAGGCTAAAGGTTTAGTCTCTGAGGCTGTGCGTGGCGCCGGAGGAATATTTGTTGATGCACACCGTCATCCCATAATGAAAGGCATACATGAACAGCTGGACCTAGCACCACGCCATGTTACTGCACATGCGTTATTTGATAAACGTGCTGCTGGGCAAGAAACATTTATTGATATTTCAAATATTGAGCACTTTGAAGAAAAATTCCCTACGATTGCTCAGCTTTGCTATGACAATAACGTTAATTTACAAAATGGCTTAATTCCTGTGGCACCTGGTAGCCATTTCTTAATGGGTGGTGTTGTTGCTGATGACAAAGGAAGAACATCTATCTCTAATCTATATGCAATTGGAGAAGTTGCTTGTACTGGGGTGCATGGTGCCAATCGTTTAGCTAGTAACTCTCTTTTAGAAGGCATTACGTTTGGGCAAAGAATGGCCCAATACATTATTCAAACGGGTTGCAAGCAAGAAAATTTCTTGATTGATGACAAACATCACCAACAATCAATGCCGTCATTATTTACAAAAGATCAATTACAACAAACAATGATGCACACATTAGGCATTGTACGAAATCCTATCGATATGCAACAATTCGTACAACAATTGCCGTCATTGCAAATACTTCTTCATGCTGATTTAGATGGGTTGAATCGACAAGAACTTGAACTTTACATGATGCATACTGTCGCAACATTAATGGTACACGCAGCCATTACACGAACAGAAACTCGCGGAGCTCATATTCGCACTGATAAACCACAAAATGATAGACGGTGGGTAAACCGCTGGATCATTTTTCGACAAGGACAGATGAAAGTGAGGAATTCATTGTATGAATATCATCAAACTCGAGGAAATGCTCAAGCAATTTTTCAATGA